Genomic window (Magnolia sinica isolate HGM2019 chromosome 6, MsV1, whole genome shotgun sequence):
ctttgaatttaccatattttttggctaatgccctaaacTCATTAGGcatgatggatgaacggtgtggatactctacatacatcactgtgggcccacgtAATATTTAGCAGCATCCTCGGTTTTACCGTTAGAAAGAGTAAGAGTCAGATCAACCACAGGTAACGGTAAATACACAGGGATataagggacgcggatttcctcggAAAGCTTTACCCGGAAGATCCTGTGCTGGATACCGAggtgggccaaccgtgatgtttgttataaatccaccccatccatccgtttttttttagctcattttagggtatgaagcCAAAAGTGAGCAGAtcgaatactcaagtgggccgcactataaAGGAAAATGTGTGTAGAAAAATTCCAACCGTTAAAACCTCTCTGGGTCGACATTGATCTTTACactccatccataccgttcgtaacgtcattcttactgggatgaacttaaaacacaaatataagctgattcaaaatttctgtggccccacgaatatttcaactgtggacgttcaatcctcaagtttttagcccacttgagtatCGGATACATTTCATTTTTTCCATTACGCCTTATAATGATCTCAccaaacgtatggacggagtggatttctcacaaacattacggtgggccccacgtaggttcCCAGTGCAGTAACTTCATGCGAGATGCTTTTGCACGTCCCTCTGTAGGTGTCTCCTTTCGAACTGTTTCCTTCAACGCGacccacttaagcattggatctgcttgatttttgtacTCACGTCCTAAAATCAGCTggtccaaatgatggacggagtggatctcacacacatcacatccCCTTTTAAAAAGGGTAATTTCGACCTTCCTGCCATCGTCCAATGAAAAGCGAGCGGCGGCCAGCTGATGTTTACATGGCAACCTTTCAAAACGTCGGATGCATAAGATACATCGACGAGAGGAATTCACTCACCAAACGCTACCAATAGAAAGAGGAAAGTCTCCTCTTAAAGATAGAGATTTTTTACTACAAAAAACAGAAAATAGCACGCTCGCAAGAAGGTTTTCCAAGCTCGAGAATGGAGGTAGCAACCCATCAAGCGCTGAGATGCGCAGAGAATCTCACGCTGCCTACTGTAAGTGCTTCTCatcttttatttgattttgaatttctgtTTCTTTTGAAATCAACATAGAATTGGAAATGATTTTAGTCGGGTCCGGCAGAACTTGAGTATGTTGTGCGGGTAGTCGGGTCCGGCATAAAATCGGAAAGAGCGAATCCCATTCGTACGTTTTCCTGCCTGAATTGTTTGGAGGAAGTTGAACAGATAAGCTATTCTCTCTGTTGCATCGTTATTTGCGGTACATCCAAACGCGCTCTTAGCCGAGTGACTGACACGACGCCTCAACTTTTCGCTTTTCAAACTGTAAAGTAAATGGacgttatttgatgctctggctgTGTGACACTTGATACGTGGGCACTTAGAAATTCTGAATCAGATTAATATGAGAAGGCATTTGAATTAAAGGAGACATTTGAATTAAAGTAATTTGGAGGGCTGAGCTGCTTGACGAAAGCTGAGATTTCTATAGGAATTCCCATAGGGTAGTAAAAAGTTATGTGTTGTTGGGTTTCTCTCCCCATCAAAGGATCGCACCTTGTGTCCCCACCACATAGTGATCTACATTGGTCATCTAGAAGGTcccatggtggtggcccacatggtGAAATCCCCACCAATTAGAGATCCTCAATTCCACATGTGTGGAATATGGGCCATTAATTAGAGATCCTCACCTCCACATGTGTGGAATATGGGCCATTGTTTCCAACTTGCTTTTGCGTGGACAGTAAGGATTGCCGTTCAgtaagatttttgaaaagtgacCCATCTCTGGCGgggatgaagggtgtggattacTAAGTGATCGGATAGAAGGGGGAAGCATCCCAGTTGTGGAACGATTCCTAAGGGGCTGATTTGGACCAGATAAAGGGTGTACCGAAAATTCCTGTTTACTTAGACGGCCTGAAATTGAGACTGAAGGCCGGACTATTAACTCATCAGACCTGATATTCAGGCCCAGGGCACAGGCCTCTCTACATGACACAGTTAAGGGGCCTGAACTCAGGTTTGGTCGGGCCTATAAAGGCCATCTGATTATTTGTTAATTGGGCTGAAATTTAGGCCCGGTTTCGATACACAGTCTACAGTTCAGGCCCAAACACGGTGCTGGTGGGTCATCGGTGAACCCAGAAAAAATgggtgtttttattttatttcttaaacAAAACTGACATGCACACACCACATGGATACTCGAAGCCATGACCTCAGTTTTGAAACCCATAGACTCTACCACATCTGCGTTATTTGATACCATGGTAGAGTCTGTGCTTGATGCTTAAGCACTGAAAAATTTTACACGTGGaataaattaattcaaattagcACGGCTAAATTACTGAACCCACTGTTGCTAAGTCACGGTCCAAAAGTGAGATCAGTTGAATAATGCCAACCTGttatttgtggacacttgtttattgaaatatagCGTCAgatatttctcatttttaatTGTCCAATAAACATAGACTAATCCACTGGTGAGGAAATGAATACTTTAAGGATGACAATAGCTTCGTCCTGAACTCGTGCAGTCAGAAGCTAGGTGACTGTGATACTTCCGGGAAATTCACCCAGTCTATCTGTTTTTCCGGTCcatattaggacatgagcccaaaataaggtagatccaaaattcaagtgggctatgCCACGGAAAAAGTGGGGAGAAAAATCTTTAACCTTTGAAACCTTCTCAAGAGTCCACGGTGATTTTTACATGTTATTGAAGACCATTCATAAGGCCATTCCCACTAggtgaacttttttttttgttagcttgttagtacacccactgtcagatcgcactccactgttagccacccctactagatGAACTTTAAACATAAAAATATTagtataatccaaaacttctgtaaccctaaGAATGTTTGAACTATGAACActtaatttccactgtttcctgtggcccaacttgagttttggatctacctcatttttaagttcATGTCTTAACACGAATGGGCCATTACTACTGggtgtttttatttttcagttcgtGTCTATCGCAATTTTGGTTTGCGATAGATGAGTTCCATGTAATTTGGGCGGTTTAGCTTGACCCACTTGGATACAAGTATTGCAATTTCTATGTAATTTCGAAGtccctgcatatcatccatcacactctgccagagtatcaaagttttcggCGTGGAAAAAAGGTTGACCCTGATCTTATATCATATAACACAGGTTCAGGTGATTGTCATGAGCGCTAACATGGGCTGCAGTCATTGCCGTCAAAGAGTTTCTCATGTCATTTCCAAGATCAACGGTGAGGAAATCAGGTCCACTAACCTTCATATCTGTTAATTTTAATCAGCCCTGCGACTAGTAGCTTGCCTTGATTAGATCCGACGATGATACCGACTGCccacatggaccccacaaagaTCTTGGATTGCAAATGTCCTGAAAGTTCCTTTGATCAGATAATCCAAGACGCTTGCAATGAAACGGAGGGAGAGACGTGGGAACATATTCAACAGCCATGTCTATGGTTAGAATAATCTCATCCACGAGTATAAGGGGCCATTCACAGTTCAAAGtggagttgtggggcccaccaaatgaacgtgTTCTAAGTTGACGATTGAACCACTCAAGTGTCCAATACACCCTCTTGCATCATAGAATGATGCATGGTTTTATTGATAATTTCTTGGGTGAGCAGAGATGGAATAAGGTAAGAGCCAACCCtccacagtacacgtggcagtGTTAGGTGTCAATCAGGACCGTTGATCTAGTGGTCCCAATCACAGATGGCCTGTCTTTCAAAAATCACACCTATCTTATCAGACAATCTCATCCCTTTTTTACCCCTCATTTTTAATACCTTATATTGGCCGTTAACTAGTTTTGCTTTCAAAGGCTACAGACCAGATTGATAGAATCGTGTGGTCTTTGTGTATCCTTAGTGATTCGCCATGcatagtagggcccactagatggaagaTCCCGATTGATACATTTACCTGCCACTTGTACTCTTGTGGCCATTGCTCTACCAGGACGCAGTTTGGCTGCCTACGCTGCCAGTAGCCAgtggctactggtcggtgctctgtggtcccaccatgatttatgtgcttcatccacgctgtccacccatttatacatataattttatggtatgagcctcaaaatgagatagatccaaatcttaagtgtgcggcgtcatagaaaacagtgttgactgaacgcccaccattaaaaacttcttgaggccacaaaagttttggatcaagctgatatttattttttctcttcttccaggtctgtattacctaatcaggttgaatgtcaaataaatattacaatgggcctagaatgtttttaatggtagaaattcaattactgttttcctgtggtgtggtccactgtgatttagatctgcctcatttttgggataaagtcctaaaatgatctgcaaaaatggatggacatatgcatcatagtgggaTCCACGGATCATCACTTGCCAATCCGCGTCCACTCTACCATATCCCcaccgggaacggattggctactcccgctgccatcggccaatggctggtggtcggttttctgtgggccccaacatgatgtatatgtttcatccatgctgttcatttattttccagatcattttatggtatgagacaaaaaataaggtatatccaaatctcaagtggaacacattacaggaaacagtgttgaatgagcgtcggccgttaaaaaccttttgggggccataaaagctttggatcaatctgatatttgtttttttcattcatctggacctgtatgacctaatcaacagattcgatttcaaataaacagtacattgggcattaggaggattttaattgtggatatctaatcactagtgttttcctgtggtgtggtccaaatgagatttctGTCCCTCTCATCTTCgaaatcaagcctaaaatgatctttaaaaatggatgaacggaatggattaaacacatacatcatggtggggcccacagagtaccgaccatcagccacggggctggtggcagggggagtagccaatccatttccatccCCACCATCCTAGTAGGACCCGCCAGATGGTAGGTCCTAATTGTAAgaaaaaaatgtttattttttactAAGAACACTTTCTTGGCCGTTGATGCTAAACAGGTTTGCTTGATTATGTAGTGGATGTACGCAATAAAGAAGTTATTGTGAGGGGGGCCATTGGTTTAAAGAATGGGCCTATagatttgaagaaaaggaaactgggtggggtccactattcaaATGGCATGAAGGATGGAAAAAGCCCACATGTTTTTCAGCTGTATTTGCAACGCTTCTTTTCTAACTCTTGTTTCTGTGGTGTAAAAAAGAAATAGAAGTATTGGGACGATACAAATAGCCAATATGCGTATAGTATGGATGTGTGCCAACGGCCACTTTGGATGGCCCACCACCCAAGAATCTCATTAAATGGATGATCCTAGCTGGCCGGTTGGTGGgcatgaaatggatggacggttaaaataGAAAACAGTCGGTTTGTCCAAAATCATCTTCACAAGAATCCCATGGATCagagggcgtgtttgggcagtgggattagaagggatgaggtGGGATGGAATTCACAAGGTCTTGtgaattccactcaatgttttgGAAGAATGGAAAAGATGGAATTGCACTCGTCCgtgtcaatttcactcaatgttacgGTTAAAATAGAAAACAGTCGGTTTGtccaaaatcaataaaaaatccCATGGATCAGAGGTCAGGATCATCTTGTCAAGATAATTTTTGGCCTGCACCACTATTGTAGCGTGCACCCACTATTTTGACGGTTTGCATTTATGTACGTACGTGCCGCGTATACAACGCTAATGGATAGTATGCCACCGAATCGGAAAAGAGAAAacatttgatgctctggcagagggtgatggatgatacgcaggctctTCGAAATTGAATACGTGGCATACAAGTCAAATTACACTGTCCAAATATATATGTATCATGAACCGAACATTTCGCTTGTTGAATGGCGGGCGTTTATCGGCTGTTAAgaagaaaaatatccaacggtctttttttttttcacacgcataCACACCcttccccacacactcacgcgccgtagtgggatttcaaaGATCTACGGTAACAGTCTTATTTCAACGAACAATTGCCCACTGatcagaggtcaggattgttCGAGTTcatttatgccacgtgtacaattttcaGGTGCCTGCCTATCAACCTTCATATgcggcctgagtatcatatataaCAAGAGTAGCAAGAGATGCGGAAAAAATTCGCACGGTAGATGTAGATGAGTCCGTAAAACGCCTTTTCTTCTTAGCTGCCCGGAAATTTATCTCACCATAGGTAATTTTTAAGCGTGGACATTGGGTTtttaatgaaaatatttttatttgtCAGGATAAAACAGttgaaaaaaatagaagtatttttatctttttaagtTCATCAGTACAAATAAAGGTCTACCTTGATGCTTAAAATTTTTTATCAGCTCCAATGACAAAAGTAGGTATTTACGTTAGGTCCATGAGACACGAAATCCCGAGATGGTACGAAGAATACGTTGTGTAAGGAGGCAGGCCGGTACGGAATAGCTGCAACGGAATCAGATAGTTCAGATATCTGATATGGAGAGAAAATGACtcgtccgagttgactcagactcagATGGACCCGATCCAGTTCCATACCACAACCCAACTTGGGTGAATCATTGCTGGATTCAGCACAGGACGAGTCGCGTCAaagagtcttttaaccatggacGCATACAAACAGGACCCAGATGGAGGGTTCTCAGTTCTCAACACCCACTAATTCTCTACATTGGTAGAGATAGCCCCGTAGGGCCAAGATTTGGGCCCCTAGATTTCGACCGACGCTGAGCCTGGGCTTGAAACTTAGGTCTGGACTCTTGATTGGCCCAGCTAGGGCAATGATAAATGGTCCAGCTCAGCCTATTGGTCCGATCCAATCATTAAGCAGGTCACTATATTATATAAAAGAATGAATGATTTAAAAATATTTGTAAGTTGTCTCATTCAATGTACTTAACATAATTTAAAAGTACTTTTGAATTCAAGATAATGTTTATATGATCAAAATCATTTATATTATGGGACTCTTCTGGAATAAATGAAATACCACAATATATTTcctaaatttagactattttaaaaCTTTGATCATGTCTGTCCTCAAATGGCCAGCCCTGGCCTTACTCGGTCCTATAAAGCCTAGGCTAGGGCTAAGACCTTCTTAGCCCGATTAGGGGCTACGGTTGCTACTAGTTCAGCCCATTGCCACTCTTATCTATTGGCTTCTCTAACCATTGCTGGGCTGTGTTGCAATAAAGAATGTAACCAGTGCATCCCACTTATTCTGTGAACACACCTACCTCCTactgtcagtttttttttttttttgggggggggggggggggtgggggttagtttgttagtgcacacccatgtcagtacacacactccatgttagttaTCTTGCGAAAACCATGTTGAGATTTCC
Coding sequences:
- the LOC131248303 gene encoding uncharacterized protein LOC131248303 isoform X2, with translation MEVATHQALRCAENLTLPTVQVIVMSANMGCSHCRQRVSHVISKINGLLDYVVDVRNKEVIVRGAIGLKNGPIDLKKRKLGGVHYSNGMKDGKSPHVFQLYLQRFFSNSCFCGVKKK
- the LOC131248303 gene encoding uncharacterized protein LOC131248303 isoform X1, which codes for MHKIHRREEFTHQTLPIERGKSPLKDRDFLLQKTENSTLARRFSKLENGGSNPSSAEMRRESHAAYCLLDYVVDVRNKEVIVRGAIGLKNGPIDLKKRKLGGVHYSNGMKDGKSPHVFQLYLQRFFSNSCFCGVKKK